The Desulfuromonas versatilis genome has a segment encoding these proteins:
- a CDS encoding AAA family ATPase — protein sequence MRPLSLTMTAFGPFPAEETIPFEALDENPLFLINGPTGAGKTTILDAICFALYGKTTGDEREGAQMRCDLAALETLTEVTLVFEFSGRRFRIRRVPEQQRPKARGEGTTSQSAEAQLFELHADGSETLLVASKVTEATREIEELTGLSVDQFRQVMVLPQGKFRQLLLADSSDREKIFSQLFQTRIYKRLEESLKAQAAEIRRERERRQQLRQGILEGAGVESDAALESELAELAPEVAKATKEKDRRELAFIAAGKDQQQAQALEKSFLELEKLQCRQAELNRQQETIDRERARLRAAEQAAKLRPVFDERARCDRDFRQTQKEAELAAGRLRNAEERLAAAIKRLEETAPLQSELDQAKQQATLLEGYRARADRMADTRQAWQKAVEDSERTELLLQHKLLAERKGLWLELERLGRELARQQKLLQIRKDQGGILRQRCEELEKKAKKLELAWHQGQAAILAAELQTGEPCPVCGSREHPFPARSEAPLPTQRQVEEARQELRAANDELQLAREQYGEEQNRLRELQQRQERCRQDLGAEADRPAGEIERALDELQAAANQRGLNPSELRQAQGSDLEQLRRAVLDRKSAAAAAKAQAETAEQELPEAYREAGALSRALDQARQQIAGVEKRIREISDSHQKALGDARAAKAAADAAEQQLRKTDAALQTAGAKCLSVLDSGPFADEQAYRAALLDEAPLEALRQNIADYDRQSQLVAGALGQQREALQGRSRPDLAALEEALRLAENEKNQAASRWQQLEGRLKLLRDTCDKLARSAAQQAELDRQYAVIGTLSDVANGQTGDKISLQRFVLSVLLDDVLIEASQRLSLMSKGRYQLLRKEERAKGNKASGLELEVEDAYTGKVRPVATLSGGESFMAALSLALGLSDVVQAYAGGVRLDTLFIDEGFGSLDAESLELAVRTLIDLQAAGRMIGVISHVAELKEQMPLRLDVFSGRDGSHTRLVLP from the coding sequence ATGCGGCCGCTGTCCCTGACCATGACGGCCTTCGGTCCCTTTCCGGCAGAGGAAACAATCCCCTTCGAGGCGCTGGACGAGAACCCGCTGTTTCTCATCAACGGGCCCACCGGGGCCGGCAAGACCACCATCCTCGACGCCATCTGCTTCGCTCTCTACGGCAAGACCACCGGCGACGAGCGCGAGGGAGCGCAGATGCGCTGCGACCTGGCGGCGCTGGAGACCCTCACCGAGGTCACCCTGGTTTTCGAGTTTTCGGGGCGGCGCTTTCGCATCCGCCGCGTCCCCGAGCAGCAGCGGCCCAAGGCGCGCGGTGAGGGGACCACCAGCCAGAGCGCCGAGGCCCAGCTTTTCGAACTGCACGCCGACGGCAGCGAAACCCTGCTGGTGGCCAGCAAGGTGACCGAGGCTACCCGGGAGATCGAGGAGCTCACCGGGCTCTCCGTCGACCAGTTTCGCCAGGTGATGGTCCTGCCCCAGGGCAAATTCCGCCAGCTGCTGCTGGCCGACTCGAGCGACCGGGAGAAGATCTTCAGCCAGCTCTTCCAGACCCGCATCTACAAACGGCTCGAGGAGAGCCTCAAGGCCCAGGCCGCGGAGATCCGCCGGGAGCGCGAACGCCGCCAGCAGCTGCGCCAGGGGATCCTGGAGGGGGCCGGAGTGGAAAGCGACGCCGCCCTGGAGAGCGAACTCGCCGAGCTGGCGCCCGAAGTGGCTAAGGCGACTAAGGAAAAAGACCGGCGGGAGCTGGCCTTCATTGCCGCGGGCAAGGATCAGCAACAGGCTCAGGCCCTGGAGAAATCCTTCCTGGAGCTGGAAAAGCTCCAGTGCAGGCAGGCCGAACTGAACCGGCAGCAGGAGACCATCGACCGGGAGCGCGCCCGTTTGCGGGCCGCCGAGCAGGCGGCAAAACTCAGGCCGGTGTTCGACGAGCGGGCCCGCTGCGATAGGGACTTTAGGCAGACCCAGAAAGAGGCCGAGCTTGCTGCCGGCCGCTTGCGAAACGCCGAGGAGCGTCTGGCCGCCGCCATCAAGAGACTTGAGGAAACCGCGCCGCTGCAGAGCGAACTCGATCAGGCCAAGCAGCAGGCGACCCTGCTCGAGGGCTATCGGGCCCGGGCCGACAGGATGGCCGACACCCGGCAGGCCTGGCAGAAGGCCGTCGAAGATTCCGAGCGGACCGAGCTGCTGCTGCAGCACAAGCTGCTCGCCGAGCGCAAGGGGTTGTGGCTGGAGCTGGAACGACTGGGCAGGGAACTCGCCAGGCAGCAGAAACTGCTGCAGATCCGCAAAGATCAGGGGGGCATACTGCGCCAGCGCTGCGAGGAGTTGGAGAAAAAGGCGAAAAAGCTGGAGCTGGCCTGGCACCAGGGGCAGGCGGCGATCCTCGCCGCCGAACTGCAGACGGGCGAGCCCTGCCCGGTCTGCGGCAGCCGCGAGCATCCCTTTCCGGCCCGCAGCGAGGCGCCCCTGCCGACCCAGCGGCAGGTGGAAGAGGCCCGGCAGGAGCTGCGCGCCGCCAACGACGAACTGCAGCTCGCCCGCGAGCAGTACGGGGAAGAGCAAAATCGCCTGCGCGAACTGCAGCAACGGCAGGAGCGCTGCCGCCAGGACCTCGGGGCCGAGGCCGATCGTCCGGCCGGCGAGATCGAGCGCGCCCTGGACGAGCTGCAGGCGGCTGCCAACCAGCGGGGGCTGAACCCGTCCGAGCTGCGCCAGGCACAGGGCAGCGACCTGGAACAGCTGCGCAGGGCGGTGCTGGACCGCAAAAGCGCCGCGGCGGCGGCCAAGGCCCAGGCGGAGACCGCCGAACAGGAGCTTCCCGAAGCCTACCGGGAGGCCGGAGCGCTGTCCCGGGCGCTCGATCAGGCCCGGCAGCAGATCGCCGGGGTGGAAAAGCGGATCAGGGAGATCAGCGACAGCCACCAGAAGGCCCTGGGGGATGCAAGGGCAGCCAAGGCGGCCGCCGATGCCGCCGAACAGCAGCTCAGAAAAACCGACGCGGCGCTGCAAACCGCCGGCGCCAAGTGCCTTTCGGTTCTGGACAGCGGCCCCTTCGCCGACGAGCAGGCCTACCGCGCAGCCCTCCTCGACGAGGCGCCCCTCGAGGCTTTGCGCCAGAACATCGCCGATTACGACCGCCAGAGCCAGCTGGTCGCCGGGGCCCTCGGCCAGCAGCGCGAAGCCCTGCAGGGCAGGAGCCGCCCCGACCTGGCAGCCCTGGAGGAGGCGCTGCGCCTGGCCGAAAACGAAAAAAACCAGGCAGCATCCCGCTGGCAGCAGCTCGAGGGCCGGCTGAAGCTGCTGCGGGACACCTGCGACAAACTGGCCCGCAGCGCGGCCCAGCAGGCCGAACTCGACCGGCAGTACGCCGTGATCGGCACCCTCAGCGACGTCGCCAACGGCCAGACCGGGGACAAGATCAGCCTGCAACGGTTCGTGCTCAGCGTGCTGCTCGATGACGTGCTGATCGAGGCCAGCCAACGGCTGAGCCTGATGAGCAAGGGGCGCTACCAGCTGCTGCGCAAGGAAGAGCGGGCCAAGGGGAACAAGGCCTCGGGGCTGGAGCTCGAGGTGGAGGACGCCTACACCGGCAAGGTGCGCCCGGTGGCTACCCTCTCCGGGGGGGAGAGCTTCATGGCCGCGCTCTCCCTGGCGCTGGGGCTCTCCGACGTGGTCCAGGCCTATGCCGGCGGCGTCCGCCTCGACACCCTGTTCATCGATGAGGGTTTCGGCAGCCTCGACGCCGAATCCCTCGAACTCGCGGTGCGCACCCTGATCGACCTGCAGGCCGCCGGGCGCATGATCGGTGTCATCTCCCACGTCGCCGAACTCAAGGAACAGATGCCCCTGCGCCTCGACGTGTTTTCCGGGCGCGACGGCAGCCATACACGGCTGGTCCTTCCCTGA
- a CDS encoding exonuclease SbcCD subunit D, with product MRFLHTSDWHIGRQFHNISLLEDQRHVLRQIVDLVRERQVDAVIVAGDIYDRSVPPAAAVALLDETVNRICNELQVPMILIAGNHDGPERLAFGARQLAGAGLHVVGPLWRRPRPVLLKGRHGEVAFYPVPYADPATVRNLHQVEVASHDAAMAHLLEQVRSDNPPGRPCVVIAHCFLAGGETSESERPLNIGGADQVSADYFRDFAYAALGHLHGPQFRGAEHIRYSGSPLKYSFSEERQRKAVTLVELDAAGQAAIEQIPLRPLRDMRVVEGALDELLAKGKNDPRREDYLLVRLSDTHAILDVMNKLREVYPNVLHLERPGLMSRSERLEMSRERLKRGEMAMFEDFFRQVTGEGLSAEQEKALAACLETLHREGGN from the coding sequence ATGCGTTTTCTCCACACCTCGGACTGGCACATCGGGCGCCAGTTTCATAACATCTCGCTGCTCGAGGACCAGCGCCACGTTCTGCGGCAGATCGTCGACCTCGTCCGCGAACGGCAGGTGGATGCGGTCATCGTGGCCGGCGACATCTACGACCGCTCGGTCCCCCCCGCGGCGGCCGTCGCCCTGCTCGATGAAACGGTCAACCGCATCTGCAACGAGCTGCAGGTGCCGATGATTCTCATCGCCGGCAACCACGACGGCCCCGAGCGCCTGGCCTTCGGCGCGCGGCAGCTGGCCGGGGCCGGCCTGCACGTGGTCGGGCCGCTCTGGCGGCGGCCGCGGCCGGTGCTGCTCAAGGGCCGCCACGGCGAAGTGGCCTTCTACCCCGTCCCCTACGCCGACCCCGCCACGGTGCGCAACCTTCACCAGGTGGAGGTCGCCAGCCACGACGCGGCCATGGCCCACCTGTTGGAACAGGTCCGCAGCGACAATCCCCCGGGCCGTCCCTGCGTGGTGATCGCCCACTGCTTTCTCGCCGGCGGCGAAACTTCCGAATCCGAGCGCCCCCTCAACATCGGCGGCGCCGACCAGGTCTCGGCCGACTATTTCAGGGACTTTGCCTACGCCGCCCTCGGTCACCTGCACGGTCCCCAGTTCCGCGGGGCCGAGCACATCCGCTACTCGGGTTCGCCGCTGAAATACTCCTTTTCCGAGGAGCGCCAGCGCAAGGCGGTCACCCTGGTCGAGCTCGATGCCGCGGGCCAGGCCGCCATCGAGCAGATCCCCCTGCGGCCGCTGCGCGACATGCGGGTCGTCGAGGGGGCCCTGGACGAGCTGTTGGCCAAAGGCAAAAACGACCCCCGCCGCGAGGACTACCTGCTGGTGCGCCTCAGCGATACCCACGCGATCCTCGATGTGATGAACAAGCTGCGCGAGGTCTACCCCAACGTGCTGCACCTGGAGCGACCCGGGCTGATGTCGCGCAGCGAGCGGCTGGAAATGAGCCGCGAACGACTCAAGCGTGGGGAGATGGCGATGTTCGAGGACTTCTTCCGCCAGGTCACCGGCGAGGGACTCAGCGCGGAGCAGGAAAAGGCCCTCGCCGCCTGCCTCGAGACCCTGCACCGGGAAGGGGGGAACTGA
- a CDS encoding DUF2845 domain-containing protein → MKRWLVSGWLVLALSLAGGGSAAAMRCGNDLVLVGERKLEVLKSCGEPDFVDTWEERRRERIYYFGHWYPDYRLVVVEEWTYNFGPSLFMRTLTFENGRLVEIETGDYGF, encoded by the coding sequence ATGAAACGCTGGCTGGTGAGCGGATGGCTGGTTCTGGCTCTATCTCTGGCGGGTGGCGGCTCTGCCGCGGCCATGCGCTGCGGCAACGACCTGGTCCTGGTCGGCGAACGCAAGCTGGAGGTGTTGAAAAGCTGCGGGGAGCCCGATTTCGTCGATACCTGGGAGGAGCGACGCCGCGAGCGGATCTACTATTTCGGGCATTGGTACCCGGACTACCGGCTGGTGGTGGTGGAGGAGTGGACCTACAACTTCGGCCCCAGCCTGTTCATGCGAACCCTGACCTTCGAAAACGGCCGCCTGGTCGAGATCGAAACCGGTGACTACGGCTTCTGA
- a CDS encoding YkgJ family cysteine cluster protein encodes MGFDFAGYEQLIAVQAEQSLALADTPGEMAGAMKRLFRRVEEDLAAHQGEEARHIACAEGCGTCCTVNVAVLIPEAIAICHYLTEARSSAELGALGRGLDELDRETRWLDDEERIVAQRPCAFLDARGACSIYPVRPLLCRSVTSTDAERCREAICGAVFGEQVPVLMNLFQKSLMESAFAGLARGLELAGLDAGGGRLTGATRQLLDEPALADAFLAGEPFPRCSG; translated from the coding sequence GTGGGGTTCGACTTCGCAGGTTATGAACAGCTGATCGCCGTCCAGGCCGAACAGAGCCTGGCCCTGGCCGACACCCCTGGGGAGATGGCCGGTGCGATGAAAAGGCTTTTCCGGCGGGTCGAGGAGGATTTGGCGGCGCATCAGGGGGAGGAGGCCCGGCATATCGCCTGCGCCGAGGGGTGCGGTACCTGCTGCACGGTCAATGTCGCGGTGCTGATCCCCGAGGCGATCGCCATTTGCCATTATCTCACCGAAGCCAGAAGCTCTGCCGAACTGGGCGCACTGGGGCGGGGTCTTGACGAGCTGGACCGCGAAACCCGCTGGCTCGATGATGAGGAGCGCATTGTTGCACAGCGCCCCTGCGCCTTTCTCGATGCCCGGGGGGCCTGCTCCATCTATCCCGTGCGGCCGCTGCTGTGCCGCTCGGTGACCTCCACCGATGCCGAGCGCTGCCGCGAGGCCATCTGCGGGGCGGTTTTCGGCGAACAAGTCCCGGTGCTGATGAACCTGTTTCAGAAATCCTTGATGGAATCGGCCTTCGCCGGTCTGGCCCGGGGGCTGGAACTGGCCGGGCTCGACGCCGGCGGGGGGCGGCTGACCGGGGCCACCAGGCAGCTGCTGGACGAGCCGGCACTGGCCGATGCCTTTCTCGCCGGCGAGCCCTTTCCCCGCTGCTCCGGATAA
- a CDS encoding putative bifunctional diguanylate cyclase/phosphodiesterase — protein sequence MRKHLICLLLCSLAGGLFFSLPTMVQGLAQENLPPGESVVAALALGGLGGPLLYLWRRLANRPNGQELEAARHFRELYQRTPVMLHSIDAGGRLVSVSDCWLETLGYRREEVIGHPLTEFMTEGSRQTAETLTLPELFTTGQVKDVACQLVKKHGEVIDALLSAVAERDRGGNIRRSLAVVTDVTERRRSEQEIEKLAYYDTLTGLPNRSLFQDRLSQAMAQAHREGAGVGLMFLDLDRFKSINDTLGHATGDRLLQVVANRLKKCVREGDTVARLGGDEFVIISTDFTHHQDPVAFAKRLLRVVGQPVQFDGREFVTTASIGIAIYPNDGADVSTLIGNADFAMYHAKELGRNTYQFFSAEMNARALEKLNLETSLRQALKRGELFLVYQPQLDLASGRITGVEALARWRHPEKGLIPPEKFIPIAEETGLILPLGEWVLRTACAQARAWQAAGVPGLRIAVNVSARQFNHPEFLETVERILQETGLDPNLLELELTESIVMENVQDAIMTLTDLKVRNIHLAIDDFGTGYSSLTYLKHFPIDRIKIAQEFVRDIPNDADDAAIVEAILAMAGSLNLEVIAEGVERKDQLGFLHQRRCKEMQGYYFARPMPAEQLAEIFSRGLAREPACLYEG from the coding sequence ATGAGAAAGCATCTCATTTGCCTGCTTCTCTGCTCGCTGGCCGGCGGATTGTTCTTCAGTCTGCCGACCATGGTGCAGGGTCTTGCCCAGGAAAACCTGCCGCCAGGGGAATCCGTAGTCGCCGCCCTGGCGTTGGGCGGATTGGGCGGTCCGCTGCTCTATCTCTGGCGGCGGCTTGCCAACCGTCCCAATGGGCAGGAGCTGGAAGCGGCCAGACACTTTCGCGAGCTCTATCAGCGCACCCCGGTCATGCTCCACTCCATCGATGCCGGCGGACGCCTGGTCAGCGTCAGCGATTGCTGGCTGGAGACCCTGGGGTACCGGCGCGAAGAGGTCATCGGCCATCCCCTGACCGAGTTCATGACCGAAGGCTCCCGGCAAACAGCGGAAACCCTCACCCTGCCCGAGCTTTTCACCACCGGCCAGGTGAAGGACGTAGCCTGCCAACTGGTCAAGAAACACGGCGAGGTCATCGATGCCCTGTTATCCGCGGTCGCGGAACGGGACCGCGGCGGGAATATCCGCCGAAGCCTGGCCGTGGTGACCGATGTCACCGAACGCCGGCGATCGGAACAGGAGATCGAGAAGCTCGCCTACTACGACACCCTGACCGGACTGCCCAATCGCTCCCTGTTCCAGGACCGCCTCAGCCAGGCGATGGCCCAGGCCCACCGCGAAGGGGCCGGGGTGGGCCTGATGTTTCTGGACCTTGACCGGTTCAAGAGCATCAACGACACCCTCGGCCACGCCACCGGCGATCGCCTGCTGCAGGTGGTCGCCAACCGCCTGAAAAAATGCGTCCGGGAGGGCGACACCGTGGCCAGGCTGGGAGGTGACGAATTCGTCATCATCAGCACCGACTTCACCCACCATCAGGACCCGGTGGCTTTCGCCAAAAGGCTGCTGCGGGTCGTCGGCCAGCCCGTACAGTTCGATGGCCGGGAGTTCGTCACCACCGCCAGCATCGGCATCGCCATCTACCCCAACGACGGGGCGGACGTGTCGACCCTGATCGGCAACGCCGATTTTGCCATGTACCATGCCAAGGAGCTGGGACGCAACACCTACCAGTTCTTCTCCGCGGAGATGAACGCCCGCGCGCTGGAGAAACTCAACCTCGAGACCAGCCTGCGCCAGGCGCTCAAACGCGGCGAACTGTTCCTCGTCTACCAGCCCCAGCTCGACCTGGCCTCGGGAAGAATCACCGGGGTGGAGGCGCTGGCTCGCTGGCGCCACCCGGAAAAGGGTCTGATCCCGCCGGAGAAGTTCATCCCCATCGCCGAGGAGACCGGGCTGATTCTGCCGCTTGGGGAATGGGTGCTGCGCACCGCCTGTGCCCAGGCCAGGGCCTGGCAGGCCGCGGGCGTTCCCGGGCTGCGCATAGCGGTCAACGTTTCGGCCCGCCAGTTCAACCATCCCGAGTTTCTCGAGACGGTGGAGCGGATCCTCCAGGAAACCGGCCTCGATCCGAACCTGCTGGAGCTGGAGCTGACCGAAAGCATCGTCATGGAAAACGTCCAGGACGCTATCATGACCCTGACCGACCTCAAGGTTCGCAACATCCACCTGGCCATCGACGATTTCGGCACCGGCTACTCATCCTTGACCTATCTCAAGCACTTCCCCATCGATCGCATCAAGATCGCCCAGGAGTTCGTGCGGGACATCCCCAACGATGCCGACGATGCCGCCATCGTCGAGGCCATTCTGGCCATGGCCGGCAGCCTCAACCTGGAGGTCATCGCCGAGGGGGTGGAACGCAAGGACCAGCTGGGTTTTCTGCACCAGCGCCGCTGCAAGGAGATGCAAGGGTATTATTTCGCCCGCCCCATGCCCGCCGAGCAGTTGGCCGAGATCTTCTCGCGGGGCCTGGCCCGGGAACCGGCCTGCCTGTACGAGGGATAG
- the clpS gene encoding ATP-dependent Clp protease adapter ClpS encodes MPSEDARVLPRSKTRTVPPQQFRVLMHNDDYTTMEFVVQVLEAVFRKPPTEANQIMLNIHLKGVGLCGVYPHEIAETKVDKVHAMARSEGFPLRCSMEQV; translated from the coding sequence TTGCCGTCGGAGGACGCGCGGGTTCTTCCCCGGAGCAAGACCAGGACCGTCCCTCCGCAACAGTTCAGGGTATTGATGCACAACGACGATTACACCACCATGGAGTTCGTCGTTCAGGTATTGGAGGCAGTTTTTCGCAAACCGCCCACGGAGGCCAACCAGATCATGCTCAACATCCACCTGAAAGGGGTCGGGCTCTGCGGGGTTTATCCCCATGAAATTGCCGAAACCAAGGTGGATAAGGTGCATGCCATGGCCCGTTCCGAGGGCTTTCCCCTGCGCTGCAGCATGGAGCAGGTTTAG
- the clpA gene encoding ATP-dependent Clp protease ATP-binding subunit ClpA, whose product MFSQEVQITFSLAVREAQRRHHEYLTTEHVLYAMLFEESGQELLRNCGGDLELLRSELEEFFSSQLEPLPGSEESVPEQTVGLQRVLQRTVIHMHSAGKQQILVGDVLAAILEERNSHAAQLLESQGLSRLDVLNFISHGVAKVPGEEKSNSQPAPEGGEEPAPAPKKGAPARDPLEAFTVNLVERARLGKIDPLVGRAAELERTIQVLCRRRKNNPIYVGDPGVGKTAIAEGLALRIHQGEVPEVLQDFEIYTLDMGALLAGTKFRGDFEERIKAVLGALQKKPRAILFIDEIHTIVGAGATSGGSLDASNLLKPVLATGELRCIGSTTYEEYKNLFDKDRALSRRFQKIDILEPSVAETVEILKGLRSYYEEHHGVSYSDEALQAAAELSARHINYRHLPDKAIDVIDEVGSWFRIHPQAKNLVGVAEVEKVVASMARVPTRSVSTSDRRRLKNLDRDLKRKVFGQDAAIDVLCRSILRSRAGLGHPEKPVGSFLFTGPTGVGKTEVARQLALQMGVEFIRFDMSEYMEKHSVARLIGAPPGYVGFDQGGLLTDGVVKNPYAVLLLDEIEKAHPDLFSILLQVMDHGTLTDNNGKKADFRNVVLIMTSNAGARELSANPIGFGSPGPASAKQAIEKTFSPEFRNRLDAIIPFGALSEEVMLKVVDKFVGELRAQLEEREVTLSLSAGARRHLARSGYDPLYGARPLARLLQSRISDVIAGEILFGKLNRGGQVSVGIKGETLTFAYDSGK is encoded by the coding sequence ATGTTCAGTCAGGAAGTTCAGATTACCTTTTCCCTCGCGGTGCGTGAGGCCCAGCGCCGGCACCACGAATACTTGACCACCGAGCATGTGCTCTATGCGATGCTCTTCGAGGAGAGCGGGCAGGAGTTGCTGCGCAATTGCGGGGGGGATCTGGAGCTGTTGCGTTCCGAGCTGGAGGAGTTTTTCTCCAGCCAGCTCGAGCCCCTGCCCGGGAGCGAGGAGTCGGTCCCGGAGCAGACGGTAGGGCTCCAGCGGGTTCTGCAGCGCACCGTGATCCACATGCATTCGGCGGGCAAACAGCAGATCCTGGTCGGCGACGTGCTTGCGGCCATTCTCGAGGAGCGCAACTCCCACGCCGCCCAGTTGCTCGAGTCCCAGGGGCTGAGCCGGCTGGACGTGCTCAACTTCATCTCCCATGGCGTGGCCAAGGTTCCCGGCGAAGAAAAATCCAACAGCCAGCCTGCGCCCGAGGGGGGGGAGGAGCCTGCCCCGGCACCCAAGAAAGGCGCGCCGGCCCGCGACCCTCTCGAGGCCTTCACCGTCAATCTGGTGGAGCGTGCCCGCCTGGGGAAGATCGACCCCCTGGTAGGTCGGGCCGCCGAGCTCGAGCGGACCATCCAGGTGCTCTGCCGGCGGCGCAAGAACAACCCGATCTACGTCGGCGATCCCGGCGTGGGCAAGACGGCCATCGCCGAGGGGCTGGCCCTCAGGATCCATCAGGGCGAGGTGCCGGAGGTCCTGCAGGACTTCGAAATCTATACCCTCGACATGGGCGCCCTGTTGGCCGGGACCAAGTTTCGCGGCGACTTCGAGGAGCGGATCAAGGCGGTGCTCGGCGCCCTGCAGAAAAAGCCGCGGGCGATCCTGTTCATCGACGAGATCCACACCATCGTCGGAGCCGGCGCCACCAGCGGCGGTTCGCTCGATGCCTCCAACCTGCTCAAACCGGTGCTCGCCACCGGTGAGTTGCGCTGCATCGGCTCGACCACCTACGAGGAATACAAGAACCTCTTCGACAAGGACCGGGCGCTCTCCAGGCGTTTCCAGAAAATCGACATCCTCGAGCCGAGCGTGGCCGAAACCGTGGAGATCCTCAAGGGACTGCGCAGCTACTACGAAGAGCACCACGGGGTCAGCTACAGCGACGAGGCCCTGCAGGCGGCGGCCGAGCTCTCGGCGCGGCACATCAACTACCGCCACCTGCCGGACAAGGCCATCGACGTGATCGACGAGGTCGGCTCCTGGTTCCGCATCCACCCCCAGGCGAAAAACCTGGTGGGGGTCGCCGAGGTGGAAAAAGTCGTGGCCTCCATGGCGCGGGTGCCCACCCGCAGTGTCAGCACATCGGATCGCCGCCGGCTGAAAAACCTGGACCGGGACCTGAAACGCAAAGTCTTCGGCCAGGATGCCGCCATCGATGTGCTTTGCCGCTCGATCCTGCGCTCCCGGGCCGGGCTGGGCCATCCGGAAAAGCCGGTGGGCTCCTTCCTGTTCACCGGACCGACCGGGGTCGGCAAGACCGAGGTCGCCCGCCAGCTCGCCCTGCAGATGGGAGTGGAGTTCATCCGTTTCGATATGAGCGAGTACATGGAGAAGCACTCGGTGGCGCGGCTGATCGGAGCCCCGCCGGGCTACGTGGGGTTCGACCAGGGGGGGCTACTCACCGACGGCGTGGTCAAGAACCCCTACGCAGTGCTGCTGCTCGACGAGATCGAGAAGGCCCACCCCGACCTGTTCAGCATTCTCTTGCAGGTCATGGACCACGGCACCCTGACCGACAACAACGGCAAGAAGGCCGATTTCCGCAACGTGGTGCTGATCATGACCAGCAATGCCGGGGCCCGGGAGCTGAGCGCCAACCCCATCGGCTTCGGCAGCCCCGGGCCGGCCAGCGCCAAGCAGGCCATTGAAAAGACCTTTTCCCCGGAATTCCGCAACCGCCTCGACGCGATCATCCCCTTCGGGGCGTTGAGCGAGGAGGTCATGCTCAAGGTGGTGGACAAGTTCGTGGGCGAATTGAGGGCCCAGCTCGAAGAGCGGGAGGTCACCCTGTCCCTGTCGGCGGGGGCCCGGCGCCACCTGGCCCGCAGCGGCTACGATCCCCTTTACGGGGCGCGCCCCCTGGCCCGGCTGCTTCAGTCCCGGATCAGCGACGTGATCGCCGGCGAGATCCTCTTCGGCAAACTCAACCGGGGCGGCCAGGTGAGTGTCGGCATCAAGGGCGAGACCCTGACCTTTGCCTACGACTCCGGAAAGTGA
- the aat gene encoding leucyl/phenylalanyl-tRNA--protein transferase, whose translation MPVFQLIDQPVFPPPRLADPEGLLAVGGDLSPARLLLAYSMGIFPWFNEGDPLLWWSPDPRCVLDLADLKISRSLAKVLRQGVFELSFDRAFAQVIDACAELRRQGGAGTWITPEMKLAYGELHQKGYAHSVECWHQGQLAGGLYGVCLGRCFFGESMFHRVSNASKVALVGLVSHLAQRRFALLDCQMPTSHLISLGARCISRDEFLQRLRQGGVEPSVSPVPGGFD comes from the coding sequence GTGCCTGTCTTCCAGCTGATTGACCAGCCCGTTTTCCCTCCGCCCCGTCTGGCCGACCCCGAAGGGTTGCTGGCCGTGGGCGGAGATCTCTCCCCGGCCCGCCTGCTGCTGGCTTATTCCATGGGGATTTTCCCCTGGTTCAACGAAGGCGATCCCCTGCTCTGGTGGTCCCCCGATCCGCGTTGTGTCCTCGACCTTGCCGACCTGAAGATTTCCCGCAGCCTGGCCAAGGTTCTCCGGCAGGGAGTGTTCGAGTTGAGCTTCGACCGGGCCTTTGCCCAGGTGATCGACGCCTGTGCCGAGTTGCGCCGCCAGGGGGGAGCCGGAACCTGGATCACTCCGGAGATGAAGCTGGCCTATGGTGAGCTCCACCAGAAGGGGTATGCCCACTCGGTGGAATGCTGGCATCAGGGGCAGCTGGCGGGGGGGCTGTACGGGGTCTGTCTGGGGCGCTGCTTTTTCGGCGAATCGATGTTTCACCGGGTCAGCAATGCCTCCAAGGTCGCCTTGGTCGGCCTGGTAAGTCACCTGGCGCAGCGGCGGTTCGCCCTTCTGGACTGCCAGATGCCCACCTCCCACCTGATCTCCCTCGGCGCCCGCTGTATCAGCCGGGACGAATTCCTCCAGCGGCTCCGCCAGGGTGGAGTCGAGCCTTCCGTGTCGCCGGTTCCCGGCGGTTTCGATTGA